ACTTATCAGTTGGGCGGGCATTTTTCTTTGgagtttcttgttgctttgtttgttctgTAAATGTGTTGATTGCTCCACATGCTCAGGGAAAATTAGTTAATGGTCATTATCCTTGACGCATTTCAAAGATAAATAGACAGTGTGGTGTGTAAAAGTTTGAGGGAACCTTGAAGACCTTGAAGACTCATAAATAGATGTCCATAGATACACTCATAGATAGTCAGGCTTGAATAATTATAGCAACTTGCATAAAGAACTTAcatcaaaaagcaaaagacagAGATGAACATCAGGGAAAACTATTAAGCCTAGAGGTGGAGCATgttatgtatttaaatatatttattcccaCGTTTTCTCCATCAAAATAGCAGTTTTATGATGCATATTCTATGCAGGATTAAAATCAGTTGGCAATCTTTTGTTAATAAGATCATTTAATCATAGTCTGATTACTcataacatttacatttatttaaaacattttctatatCTAAATTTTTTTagtgtttccattttttgttggccattaaaaactaattttcctCAACCGCTACAAGGATCACTTAGCTTGTGGTAATTTTTCGCTGtttagttttggtttgttcCACATACCCGAAATCAGTTGATGGTCATTATCCTAGTGTTATCCCAAAATGTGAAGAGtcttgtgtgttgtttgccgacagttattttgttggttgttttgcTGGTTggatttctttatttttggtcaCGTCATCGATTAGCAATGTGTTGCCATGGCATCGTCCActttgcagcagcacaacacaaacacaaagcacGGCGGTTAAGGACAGGACTGGACTAGGGGCTGGTGCACGGGGGAGGGTTAGACCACAAAAACTAACACGGAGACCACGAAAGACACGGCCACGGACACCCTCCACCAAGTCCTAGacccacaaaaatgcaaagtCCTCACCGCGagttgtaaacaaaaaaaggacaaTTGTCTCACTGTTATTTTTTGGGGAGCGGTCTATGGGTCTCTATGTCTCGTCAGGATAATGCTGCGGCGTATCCTTCGCACTTGTATCCTTCGATTGCAGTTTTATCTTGGAATGCACTCCACACTCGTAACAACCCGTAACTATGATGATAAAGATGGGCTTTTTGTTtgggctttggtttggtttgtttttcttggtgTTTTTATTGGGGGGGGGGCCACTTTCCTTTTAGCAATTTGCGACTACAACACGACCGTCTGCTTGCACGGCTCGCCGTCAACTGGTTTCGCCTCGCGACTCCAAGTCGTTGTCGTGGACGTGGCTCGTGCCACCGTGCAACCGAAGTCTCGTGCCGCCACGAGATCCAACAGACGAGCCGGGGACTATTTCGTGTGAATTATGCATTTCCACCTCTCTCTTTGGGGCGCCATGCAACGAGCTGGGAAttttctctgccgctctctgaGACTGTGTTTTGGGCATTTTTAGGGACTTTATTCAGATTTCGTGGTGAGTTGCCACTTGGTGACGGTGGATACGGATTTTGCCGGTTTGTTTAcgtttttgttctgctttctTTTCGGCACCGGCTTTaccccgccccgcccccgctATGAGGCCAGCTTATGATTGCCCCAAGGGGTTGCTGCCACTTCGCTATAAAGTGgttttaattgattgaaaaaATGGATATTTTTATAACAGCGGAATGGaagagtttatttttattgaatggaTTTTTTTAGCGGAATCAATTTCGCTTTGTTTAATGTGTTGAAATTATggcatttatgcaaatatgaaTTTAAGCAGACAGAACTTgtgatttttaaatatttttgtcaGTTTTTGTGGAGGtataaatagagagagagagaaagagagagatcttAGCCCAAAATTATACCCCGGAGTCATGGATAGGATTTTCCATGACCGattaaatttttattaataattataatgtagtaaattgaacatttctttcttttcacaACAAAAtcttaattttaaatattttttagaaCCTAATTTTGTAAATCGATTTCCTTACCCGACTTGATATTTTGTCTCGTtgatccattccattcctatACCTTGTTTCAGACCTTTATTTCAACCCCAAAAAAACCTTTCGAAGAACCCCAAAACCAGACCAGGCAATAATGATGACAAATGTCATATTCACCAGGAAACTTTCTGGTCAAAGTCTGTCTAAAACACCCTGCTCTatgcctctccctctttgtcTCTCCCCTGTCTTTCAGCTATGTGTTGTGTGACCACAGAAACTGCCTGGCCGACTGAATGTTCCGGGCAAACCGCTTTACGGTTGCAACTTTTCCTGGTTTCAGCttatttaaaagaatttttcattttatttcaggCCCAGGGGCCAGGCTGGAAACCACAAGCACCAAAAACgagacaggacacagccggaaggcaggggaggggcaggggcacaatAGACAAAGTGTATCAATTATAATACGGGTACAGTAGCAGGACCCCAACATCAAGAGGAACCAGAACCCAAAGAGCAGGACGCACCCGAACACAAAGGAGGAGTTGGAATAAGGTGGAGCAGCCAGGAGGAGGATCAAGAGGaacttccacacacacacacacacacacatagatatatatacacagataTGTCGGCAACGACAAGTACAACCACAATTACCTCAGATCCGGGCATCCTCTGTTTTCATCATTGCAACGCAAAAGTTTTCTGCTTCACTTTGCCCCACACTTGTCCCCATTGCAATGCGCCACTGGATGCAGATGCGGATGCAGATGTGAATGAGGATGCCCCATCCGCACTGGACAAGGGTGCCACAGCTGGACCTCAGTCGACAGCCACTGCCGCCCGCCTCCTGCCCTTCCGTCTGCCGTATCCCTTTGTGCGGGCCACACAGCACCCTTGCGCCATTGTCCTGCGTCCCTCCACTGGCGATTTTCTCAAGTGAGTACCACAGGCTGGGTGCAGGGCAGAAAGAAGAGGTATGGATGGTGTCCACTAGAATATTTGTACCCGCTTATGACATTTAATTCCACGAACAAATTACAATTGAGCTTAAAGTAAGTTTGATTGCAGTTTTGGACAGCCGTTTAAACGAGAAATTTCTGTGTCTGAAATTAGTCAAAAAAGTCAATCTAAAACCAAGAAAAGGAGCAACAATTTGAAtagtttttcattattttgtaAGAGAAGTGCTTCCAATGCTTCAGTTTGGCAGAGGGGACTTAGTTCTAGTGACTCTCCCTCTTTGCCTTGCGCATATCCCGACAGATCTTTAACTTTCCGCCATAAAAGCCTCACCAAATCAAGCTCCCTAAAACCCAATGCCATTGCttggaacaaaaaaaaatctctGTGCAAATTTCTACCACTTTTTTCGTACctaatttttttggttttggtgtcTTTTATGGTggaaatgcatacatacatatatatttttgatgcgATGCGTTGTGTGTTTCCGCAGCGATTACAGCAATGCGACCGATTTGCATATCGCAGTGACCACATCCGGCGGCGACATCGTGGAGTTCGATCGGGACGGACTGCGGCGGCATCGGCGGGACGATAATCCGCGCGAATGGTGGCAGAGTCTCCTGGTGGGTGATGTGCCCGAGCCCTGGCACGACTACTGGGACGAGATGCTGCAGCaggtgagtggagtggaatggagtggagtgtttTCTCCCTTCTTTGATATTCATGCAAATCCCTAAGCTCACTCGGACCCACGCTACCCACTGGGTGCCCATTTGTATCCCTGCCATTTTGCATTAATAGATTTGCGCACAATCCATGCGGTGGTCCATGGCCAGCTACGAGGAGACCAGCCACAACTGCTATGCCTTTGTCCTGGCCTTCCTCCAGGCCCTGGGCCATGGCCAGTTGAGCGAAGCGGCCCACAGCAAGACTGCCTTCTGTGAGAAGTACATTGTGCCCCGCACGACGACGGCGGGCAAGTACATCTCACTCTATCGCAGGCTGCGTCGCAACGGAGTCCATGTGCATCGACAGCAGCCGAAGCTTAGGACTAAGCTGAggtcctcctcatcatcagcGAATGTCTGTGATGGTGCGAGAAGCACCGGCAAAGTTTCACCAAATGGCTTTTCCAGCAACAGTATTGGCATTATCGGTTCACGGCCTCGTCCAAAGCTTTGCACCATCGAAGAGTGATCGATGCAACGGACTCCCAAATGGGAGTGGCATTGGTTCAGGTAAATCATGCGGCTATTTTGGAAGTAACTACTATAAAAGATCTGTGTTTAAAATGTAGGAAAGTAACTTAACTTACGCTCAAAGTCACATGAGATGAAGTCTCTGAGAAATTATAGATTTGGGTCCTACTGGCAGTCGAAGTGGGAACCTCACACACCCTATACCCATATCTAAAGAggattatttatatatttaaaaatattttatattattttatttaattacattaatatgtacatttgttcTCAATATAAATTCTgtcttgttttgctttggtttcaaTGGAATGTTCCAAAGGAATGATTTCCCCTGCAAAGGGGCATAAATATGCTACATAAATATCTTTGGAATGCTttcaatttccttttgcttttagtGACCTCTGGGCAAGACATTTTCGCGGAACATATTGTTGTAGTTTCCAGGCGGATTGTAGTTGCACACAACATAGATGACGTTTCCTCTATGCAAACGATAATAAAatctttatatatttatctaaAAATCTTTAAGAAAAAGCTAACCAACCTTTTGGCAAATCCCACACCCAACTCTGTGGAGTTCTTCCACACGACTTGGGTGAAGTGTCCCGTGCCCATTCCGAAAGCAGGACTGTGCCAATTGTATTGATTGATCTCCTTGTACCAGGAATCCACAGCATCGCTTGCAGACATATTCCCACCCATGGCCATGTAAATGTTCTCGCCATATCCGCTATTCTGCCGATGCTCCATGCGattgttggccaacaaatacTATGAGgaaaggatggatggatttgAAGACTACAATGATGTGGAATTGGAACTCACCTGGGCCCAATTGGTGGCCAATGCGTTCAGTTTGGCACTCAGCCTTAGCGGTGGGGCATGGTGCAGTGCGCGATATTGATTGTGGACATTGAGGCATTCCTGAGCAAACTAGAACGTTGAGATTTACAATGATTAGTTAGCTATAATAAAAACGGGTATTTTTGGACAAACCTCTCTAATATCATTCAGAGATGCTTCTAAAAATAGCTCACTAAAATTTAACCGCAAAGATTATATGATAAGACAGCTTAAGATCTCCCTTTCTAATTTTATAATCTTCTAAAGATAGTGATCTACTTTTTATGAGCTCTTGAAGATCTGTGGACATATTCTGGTTTATAATTGCAAACTAAATTATTAATACACAATTTTAAACATACTTTgtgttaataatttaatataaaaagtgtgtgtttctatAAAAGTAAGTAAACAGTCACGTTTTCCCATTCACTTTAGCACATTTTTGGTATGTATTCATGAAACATCTTATTCTCGAAAGATTCTCCATTGCATTTCCCTCTTACTTGTTTCACACTCATTTTCGTTGAACTCGTTTACACTTGAATGGATTTCACTTATTTTTCACTcgttaaaatgtttttgtatttaaattaaattaaaatgttcgcccagttgttttgttttgtgtcgaCAGTTGTCATGTTATGCTGATACTGCCTCTGGCAGCGGCTCAGAGGTGGCTTTTATGGGGCCTGTGCGGATTTTCTTATCAGTTGACTTTCCTACAGACCCCCGCCCTACACACCGCTATGAGTATTACGAACTGTGCTCCATGGTTAGTCATCTGATCTGCTCCACATTGGTATATCCCACGATATATTGTATGATACGCCTCGAATTGAAGGAGGCACCGGAAGTTCTTGCTGAGTTACCAGTTATCACTGAGTTATCAGTTTTTACTTACATTTCGTATTTTCtgcaaaattataattatgattataatgatgaaaataaattcctaTAAATCAGGAATAATTTTACTTGCCACCCATTCATACCCCCATTAAAGGGTATCTTATACTCGAAAGAGTAACTGAACCTTTTCCAATTATTCAGAGCTCCCAGTTAATTTAATTGAGAAAACTCGTTAGCTGAACTTGCCACCTTGACgagaacaaaaatcaattttgttcGGCTGCAGAGAATGGAATCCTGGtgatttatgcacaaaagTCAAGTCGGGGCCAAAGGTGTTTGTGGCCACGGTTTTGCATCCTGTGGCTGAAACTCGCGCCTGCCTCATTAATGAACGCAGTAACCCAGACGCTGAAACAAGGATAACACACGGGAATAGGGGAAAGGATAGGTGGGGGAAtgggaacaggaacaggaacggGCTTTTGGTTATGCAAAACTGTCATGAATCGGGAAAATGTAATTACATTCTcgttgatgatgctgatgagcAACCATCCCGCCGTACAGCCAACAGCCTTCCTGCCACCGAGAGCCTTGGaccgacagcgacaacgataCCAACGAGACCGTcgacgacgatggcgacaTTTCATCTTGGGTAGAACGCAATACGTGCATATAAATTGTATAATGtcgcctcagtctcagtctcagccgCAGCGAACATCAACGACACGTAATTTCGAAGTAAATAAGTTTCCCCAGACTTGGAGCTAAAGTTTTGCTTATGAGTTTTAGCTTCGTCTCTCACCTTCCACACACCCATCTGCCTACGTCCATCAGTCCTGCCTGTATTCGaataatatgtataaatgttcttgctctccttttgtttttgttttgtagattgtttttgtttcggcGACATTGAGGTTATGGCATTGGTGTCAGTATAGAAATCAACAGTTGCTGCAGGTCCTATTGGGCAGCCTTGAGGGTGGAAacttcaaattgaaaagcaaaggAGCGGGTAGAAGTACGTGCCAGTGGGATAGGTAAAGTTGGGGAATGTTCATGGTACAAAAAAGCAGGAATGGGTTATCTGAAAGACTAAGAAATAATCTCTCTACTCCTAgatgatatttattttagcaGTTAAATTCAAAGATCGGATATAGAAtcccttatttttttttatttttcgcacGTGAAGTAAGTCGTTGCTTTATTTAGTGTTCTTCCCCAACAAATCGTTAACATGTTGTTCGAAGAAGGGCGGCTTCCTGTCGCTGCAGATAAGTCGCGGTCGAAGTTGGCACAAtaaagatgtacatacatatgtacgttttatttatatcaCACACGCAGCGCGGTAGGTAAATTACATGattatgtatgtaattgtATGCGTATGAAGAAGCAAGAAGCTTGTTAAGTATGTAGAATCGAATGTAATATGTACCGGAATGTACGGGGTGGGTAGTGAACTAAACGGAGCTTAGCGGCTGGCAGCCCGCCAGCTCGCGAGCGCCaggagagaaggagagcgcGAGAGCGTAGGGGGAGAGagtagagagcgagagcgagctcCGGCTGTTAACAACAGTCCGCTGCTAACTCGCTGCCGTTACTTTAAACAATGTTGTAATTTTTCATTACACAATTTATTGGTTCCATTCATTAGGCAAACAAATTCGCGCACATTCTTGGGCCTCAATGCGGGATTTCGTGTGTGTCAATAGACCTTGGTAGATAAATGGTAATAACAATCTTTGCTTTGAGTCACGATTGCGCTTTTAAGTAGGACAGTGCCAAGGTCTATAACTTTACGACATTGAAGTGGGTGTGACTGGCGTGTTGGGATGGCATTAATGGATCTACCATTTGTGCgggtatttcaaaattttgcatGAGTCAAAGGAAAGTCTTGcagaaattgatttcaaaGCTGGCGCCATGAAACATTAGCCGTAGACTCAGCCGTTCTCTTGTCTTCCGTTGTTATCTAATTAAAGTATATAAATAGACTTTTAGCATAAATGCGTAACACAAGAGAAAAAGCAGGCCAGTGGGTACGggaaaatcaaatcgaaagaAAACCCCCAACAAACAGACCTTGAGCGGCATTAAAAAGAACGATTCTCCATAcaatttctttttctctgtatTTTGCATGCATTCTTTCTGCAGTTCGCTTTCGCATTTGGCCAAATGGCGGGCGAACTTTgtacccaaaaaaagaaaaagttgacCAAGTCCCAAGCACTGTTTAGACCCCCGGCGTCATGGTAATGATGTAGATGCAGCCTTTCTATGGCTGCCTGGCACGGAACCAATCTGCTGAGGTTCTCGTTCGTTCTTCCCTCTTGCCTCCCGCTACGATTTGACACGTTTTCAACGCTGTGGTAGGAGGaagagaggaggagggagggCGGAAGGTCTGCTGTGTGGAAAGCATTGAAAATCTCAACTAATGTCAAATGctttgttgtcgtcgtcgccgccgtcgtcgtcggagCCCCCCAAAATGGGAACAAAGAATGCCAAAAAGGATGGCATGGGAATTGGAGATTGTTCTGCTGACACTTTTAATTTAGTAGTGGGATATTTATCAATCGGATGTATTAATAACAGGCAATGCATCAGGGACCGAAAGATGGATGCATTCTCCAGGATGAttcatgcagcagctgcctttaCAGGGGATTCCCCTGAAACAACTTAGGTGCAACATCTTGGGGTATTAGTCATTTGGCTTATAAAATATGCAAGACATATAATACAGAGTTTGGCTTTAAAAAGCCCTACACTTGTCGCCAAGTGCCTGGGGCAAATATTGACACACTGTCGACGCCTTTATTCACGCTAAATTGATTCTGATAAGGTGAACAACGCAAAGCTCTGCTCTGATAACACCTGATTTCATTCACAAAAGTAAATAGTAAAAGGCGAGTAGGCAGAACCCAATTGGATAATTGTGTGGGTGGAATATCTACACCTACATATATTTGCACGTAA
The sequence above is a segment of the Drosophila subobscura isolate 14011-0131.10 chromosome U, UCBerk_Dsub_1.0, whole genome shotgun sequence genome. Coding sequences within it:
- the LOC117900930 gene encoding Golgi-associated plant pathogenesis-related protein 1, with protein sequence MSVKQFAQECLNVHNQYRALHHAPPLRLSAKLNALATNWAQYLLANNRMEHRQNSGYGENIYMAMGGNMSASDAVDSWYKEINQYNWHSPAFGMGTGHFTQVVWKNSTELGVGFAKRGNVIYVVCNYNPPGNYNNMFRENVLPRGH
- the LOC117902805 gene encoding MKRN2 opposite strand protein; protein product: MSATTSTTTITSDPGILCFHHCNAKVFCFTLPHTCPHCNAPLDADADADVNEDAPSALDKGATAGPQSTATAARLLPFRLPYPFVRATQHPCAIVLRPSTGDFLNDYSNATDLHIAVTTSGGDIVEFDRDGLRRHRRDDNPREWWQSLLVGDVPEPWHDYWDEMLQQICAQSMRWSMASYEETSHNCYAFVLAFLQALGHGQLSEAAHSKTAFCEKYIVPRTTTAGKYISLYRRLRRNGVHVHRQQPKLRTKLRSSSSSANVCDGARSTGKVSPNGFSSNSIGIIGSRPRPKLCTIEE